Proteins encoded within one genomic window of Gallus gallus isolate bGalGal1 chromosome 1, bGalGal1.mat.broiler.GRCg7b, whole genome shotgun sequence:
- the ST6GAL2 gene encoding beta-galactoside alpha-2,6-sialyltransferase 2 isoform X1, with product MKPNLKQWKQLMLFGIFAWGLLFLVIFIYFTDSNSAEPVPSSFSYIETKRLLPLQGKQRVIMGAIHDPSFSEAIDGNEVLLNEDLLDTFKSETGSIKKWTDLEDAFRSEDEFFPSQIGRKSKSAFYQVNDDYLFAAGQPMSHNSFQEIAKFISADEDNPKESILQNNWSRQRRMRRRSTKHRRSQMLDESDDWDGLYSTMSKSFLYKLWKGDVSSKMLNPRLQKAMKDYLSTNKHGVRFKGKRNSKLTGDQLFCELKERVDVKTIDGKEAPFSTLGWEKHVPQIPLGKLYTHGFGSCAVVMSAGAILNSSLGDEIDSHDAVLRFNSAPTRGYEKDVGNKTTMRIINSQILTNPNHHFVDSSLYKDVILVAWDPAPYSANLNVWYKKPDYNLFTPYVQHRRKNPNQPFYILHPKFIWQLWDIIQENTKEKIQPNPPSSGFIGILIMMSMCNEVHVYEYIPSVRQTDLCHYHELYYDAACTLGAYHPLLYEKLLVQRMNKGLQDDLYRKGKVILPGFKSVKCPERNNFPPL from the exons ATGAAACCTAACTTGAAGCAATGGAAACAACTCATGCTGTTTGGAATCTTTGCATGGGGTCTGCTTTTTCTAGTGATCTTCATCTATTTCACAGACAGCAACAGTGCTGAGCCAGTTCCCAGTTCCTTTTCTTACATTGAAACGAAGAGGCTCCTGCCCCTGCAGGGCAAGCAGAGAGTCATCATGGGAGCCATACACGATCCGTCATTCTCTGAAGCCATTGATGGGAATGAGGTACTCCTTAATGAAGATCTTTTAGATACATTTAAATCAGAGACTGGAAGTATTAAGAAATGGACTGATTTGGAAGATGCCTTTAGAAGCGAAGATGAGTTTTTTCCATCCCAGATAGGACGAAAGTCAAAAAGTGCTTTCTACCAAGTGAACGATGATTATTTATTCGCTGCTGGTCAGCCTATGTCACACAACAGCTTCCAAGAGATAGCAAAATTCATCTCAGCCGATGAGGATAATccaaaagaaagtattttacagaacaACTGGAGCCGTCAGAGGAGAATGAGGAGAAGgagcacaaagcacagaagaagccAGATGCTTGATGAATCTGATGACTGGGATGGGCTGTATTCTACAATGTCGAAATCCTTTCTATACAAGCTCTGGAAAGGAGATGTCTCTTCCAAGATGCTGAACCCTCGACTGCAGAAGGCGATGAAAGATTATTTGAGCACCAATAAGCATGGGGTGCGGTTCAAAGGGAAACGAAACTCGAAGCTGACAGGCGACCAGCTTTTCTGCGAGCTGAAAGAAAGGGTGGATGTGAAAACAATAGATGGCAAGGAAGCTCCCTTCTCCACTCTTGGATGGGAGAAGCACGTTCCTCAAATTCCACTGGGCAAATTGTATACACATGGCTTTGGGAGCTGTGCCGTAGTTATGTCTGCTGGTGCGATACTGAACTCCTCTCTAGGGGATGAAATAG ATTCTCATGATGCTGTTCTAAGATTTAATTCTGCTCCAACACGCGGCTATGAAAAAGATGTTGGAAATAAAACAACGATGCGAATCATTAACTCTCAG ATTCTCACCAACCCAAACCATCACTTTGTTGACAGCTCCTTGTACAAAGATGTTATCTTAGTAGCCTGGGATCCTGCTCCCTACTCTGCAAATCTGAATGTG tggtATAAGAAGCCGGACTACAATCTGTTCACTCCCTATGTACAGCATCGCAGGAAGAATCCAAACCAGCCTTTTTACATTCTCCATCCAAAGTTTATATGGCAGCTCTGGGACATCATTCAGGAGAACACGAAAGAGAAGATACAGCCCAACCCTCCTTCTTCAGGTTTTATTG GTATCCTCATCATGATGTCCATGTGTAACGAAGTGCACGTGTACGAATACATCCCTTCAGTCCGACAGACCGACCTATGTCACTATCATGAACTCTACTACGATGCAGCTTGTACCTTAGGGGCCTATCACCCGCTGCTCTATGAGAAGCTGTTGGTGCAGAGGATGAACAAAGGTTTGCAGGATGATCTGTATCGGAAGGGAAAGGTCATTTTGCCAGGGTTCAAGTCTGTCAAATGCCCGGAACGAAATAATTTTCCACCCTTGTAG